A genomic stretch from Alosa sapidissima isolate fAloSap1 chromosome 3, fAloSap1.pri, whole genome shotgun sequence includes:
- the LOC121704649 gene encoding mucin-19-like translates to MFLNQLWQSGHISSQGWWSRRYRYAAGGPFHSARPYIPSARPSVAVRQFSPESGGKDSMQNLNERLASYLDKVSELEASNQKLEHQIQEYVNKKAPGEHREFTAKFQTITELRQQITDYFCAITKLNLQIQHAQFETQDYQIKTDEEAKMCLSSEMEVHLLQALQRDGEAQNAELEFELSQKEEELAYLSTEHQDRLLEVRSLESGSVNVELATKESADLIQELHHIREQCMAVVQKNQREVEKWFDKKMSELQAQETHNSTETESSTTCLCELKQTFQNLSIELQQLHSQMSFLEQNKMEMTTRYSQCLLQYQMRVNSLEDELRRLRSDINQQGTLYQQLLDIKTHLELEIAQYRKILDGEGISECVSGSNISAVTSKHTSSIDTGFKASTTTYSAVTNGSLDHKQTSSSAVSSSSAEGRTEKTRREIIQSRFLGEGSTSTLVVQEQIIISKQNKPVASEREQPTFTKSASSVQRSTISNLHNTAKTTSQISHVDSQASAESQVPKSLSDQIGHAKDATISIHTTKTVEIKNTTNAADSWPEERSIEVKSVSETQTNLANAETQVIKAGKNTAEKLTKTSIFEKVMAWNAPQDLADMNIAESDIEVLAPESTVEVKTTKNAVVSSAMGSLLNTNTATSVVESNIVQGHIEISAPESIVEVATTRTVVGTSAMESLLNAGIATSAVLSNIVQGQVETSAPESTVEVKTSRSVVGTSAMESLLNTGIATSAIESNIVQGQVEISAPDSSVELKTTRTVVGTSAMESLLNAGIATSAVLSNIVQGQAETSAPESTVEVKTSRSVVGTSAMESLLNTGIATSAIESNIVQGQVEISAPDSSVELKTTRTVVGTSAMESLLNAGIATSAVLSNIDQGQVEISAPESTVEVKISRSVVGTSAMKSLLNAGIATSAVESDIDQGQVEISSPDSSVELKTTRTVVGTSAMEGLLNSGIATSAVLSNIDQGQVEISAPESTVEVKTSRSVVGTSAMESLLNAGIATSAVLSNIVQGQVETSTPESTVEVKTSRSVVGTSAMESLLNTGIATSAIESKIVQGQVEISAPDSSVELKTTRTVVGTSAMESLLNAGIATSAVLSNIDQGQVETSAPDSSVEVNTSRITVGTSESLLNTGSMSGTVETDVVQCMAQTPSLQTTVETTNTESTETTESVPKAVGEIRAFETSTSSSTSSLLTTPQVVVETNTVQGVKETQVPQNVDTENIIETRVLESIAEVSIPDPAVQLNTSQSGSVKDIATGKRAVNRQNINNRDNQLSNGTQNRYELMYKGSGASTTRQDSQTASVLQSRNPYLNQSASTGHTDFPIVGGGTEGLTLDAVARNSGRSSQVIVGSSHREARISQARTHTEGRVEVTNTSPGSEQRMTRQRNISPNRNVHSSPGSQRTRLNSTGSVGSDSGIGYGTGMGGFSSPTKPGVVSSAGTGVWIMSSENDSPYTISTRSRGSGDKITTYGSGVSSGRISTTGSGNRISSTGSGGRISNSGSGNRISYAGSGNRISSAGSGNKISYAGSGGRLSSSGSGGRISSAGSGNRISSAGSGNRISSAVSGNRISSAGSGGRISSAGTGNSRISMGTAMGSSANRTVIRSTGSSGGGSNRDRISVCKIAALSKAAAVKEKSMESQGLLQMKSGTQGAVDPDEELNIPAVP, encoded by the exons ATGTTTCTTAACCAGCTCTGGCAAAGCGGTCACATTTCTTCACAGGGATGGTGGTCGCGACGTTACAGGTACGCTGCGGGCGGCCCTTTCCATTCCGCTCGTCCTTACATTCCGTCTGCACGCCCCTCAGTTGCTGTGCGTCAGTTCTCTCCGGAGAGCGGAGGAAAAGACTCCATGCAAAATCTGAACGAGCGCCTTGCCTCATACTTGGACAAG GTGTCCGAGTTAGAGGCATCAAACCAGAAACTTGAACATCAGATCCAGGAGTATGTCAACAAGAAGGCGCCTGGGGAGCACCGAGAATTCACAGCGAAGTTTCAAACCATCACTGAGCTTCGCCAGCAG ATCACTGACTACTTCTGTGCAATTACGAAGTTAAATCTGCAGATTCAACATGCCCAGTTTGAAACTCAAGACTATCAAATCAA GACTGATGAGGAGGCGAAGATGTGCCTGTCCTCTGAGATGGAGGTCCACCTGCTGCAGGCGctccagagagatggagaggcccAGAATGCCGAGCTGGAGTTTGAGCTCAGTCAGAAAGAAGAGGAGCTGGCCTACCTGAGTACAGAGCACCAGGAT AGACTTCTTGAGGTCCGCTCACTGGAATCTGGTTCTGTGAATGTGGAACTAGCCACCAAAGAGTCTGCGGATCTGATTCAGGAGCTTCATCACATCAGAGAGCAGTGTATGGCTGTGGTCCAGAAAAACCAACGGGAGGTCGAGAAATGGTTTGATAAGAAG ATGAGTGAGCTTCAGGCCCAAGAGACACACAACTCGACAGAGACTGAATCCAGCACAACGTGTCTGTGCGAGCTCAAGCAAACTTTCCAGAATCTATCCATTGAGCTGCAACAACTGCACTCTCAG ATGTCGTTCCTAGAGCAAAACAAGATGGAGATGACAACCAGGTATAGCCAGTGCCTCCTTCAGTATCAGATGAGGGTGAACAGCCTGGAAGATGAGCTTCGAAGGCTTCGCTCAGACATCAACCAGCAGGGGACATTATATCAGCAGCTACTTGACATCAAGACTCACCTGGAACTAGAGATTGCACAATATAGGAAGATCCTGGATGGAGAGGGCATCAG TGAGTGTGTTTCCGGCTCAAACATCAGTGCGGTCACCTCCAAGCACACCTCCAGCATCGACACCGGTTTTAAAGCCAGTACCACAACCTACAGTGCTGTAACAAATGGCTCACTTGACCACAAACAGACGTCTAGTTCAGCGGTCTCCTCCTCCAGTGCCGAAGGACGCACAGAAAAAACGAGAAGAGAGATCATTCAAAGCCGCTTCCTGGGTGAAGGGTCAACTAGCACTTTGGTGGTGCAAGAACAGATAATTATTTCAAAACAGAACAAACCAGTTGCCAGTGAGAGGGAACAACCAACATTTACAAAGAGTGCCTCTAGTGTCCAAAGATCTACCATTAGTAACCTTCATAACACAGCAAAAACCACATCTCAGATCAGTCATGTTGACAGTCAGGCTAGCGCAGAATCTCAGGTTCCTAAAAGCTTGTCAGACCAAATTG GTCATGCAAAAGATGCCACTATCAGCATTCATACCACTAAGACAGTAGAGATTAAGAATACTACTAATGCAGCTGATTCTTGGCCTGAAGAGAGATCAATTGAAGTTAAGTCAGTAtcagagacacaaacaaacctggCTAATGCTGAAACGCAGGTTATTAAAGCAGGAAAGAACACAGCTGAAAAACTAACAAAGACTAGCATTTTTGAAAAGGTCATGGCGTGGAATGCTCCCCAAGATCTGGCAGATATGAACATTGCAGAAAGTGACATTGAGGTATTAGCCCCAGAAAGCACTGTTGAGGTAAAGACCACTAAAAATGCAGTTGTTTCTAGTGCTATGGGAAGTCTACTGAATACTAATACTGCTACCAGTGTTGTTGAGTCTAACATTGTCCAAGGTCATATTGAGATATCAGCTCCTGAAAGCATTGTTGAGGTTGCGACTACTAGAACAGTAGTTGGTACAAGTGCTATGGAAAGTCTACTGAATGCTGGCATTGCTACTAGTGCTGTTCTGTCTAACATTGTCCAAGGTCAAGTTGAGACATCAGCTCCTGAAAGTACTGTTGAAGTTAAGACTTCTCGAAGTGTAGTTGGTACAAGTGCTATGGAAAGTCTACTGAATACTGGCATTGCTACAAGTGCTATTGAGTCTAACATTGTCCAAGGTCAAGTTGAGATATCAGCTCCTGACAGCAGTGTTGAACTTAAGACTACTAGAACTGTAGTTGGTACAAGTGCTATGGAAAGTCTACTGAATGCTGGCATAGCTACTAGTGCTGTTCTGTCTAACATTGTCCAAGGTCAAGCTGAGACATCAGCTCCTGAAAGTACTGTTGAAGTTAAGACTTCTCGAAGTGTAGTTGGTACAAGTGCTATGGAAAGTCTACTGAATACTGGCATTGCTACAAGTGCTATTGAGTCTAACATTGTCCAAGGTCAAGTTGAGATATCAGCTCCTGACAGCAGTGTTGAACTTAAGACTACTAGAACTGTAGTTGGTACAAGTGCTATGGAAAGTCTACTGAATGCTGGCATTGCTACTAGTGCTGTTCTGTCTAACATTGATCAAGGTCAAGTTGAGATATCAGCTCCTGAAAGCACTGTTGAGGTTAAGATCTCTCGAAGTGTAGTTGGTACAAGTGCTATGAAAAGTCTACTGAATGCTGGCATTGCTACTAGTGCTGTTGAGTCTGACATTGATCAAGGTCAAGTGGAGATATCATCTCCTGACAGCAGTGTTGAACTTAAGACTACTAGAACTGTAGTTGGTACAAGTGCTATGGAAGGTTTACTGAATTCTGGCATTGCTACTAGTGCTGTTCTGTCTAACATTGATCAAGGTCAAGTTGAGATATCAGCTCCTGAAAGTACTGTTGAAGTTAAGACTTCTCGAAGTGTAGTTGGTACAAGTGCTATGGAAAGTCTACTGAATGCTGGCATTGCTACTAGTGCTGTTCTGTCTAACATTGTCCAAGGTCAAGTTGAGACATCGACTCCTGAAAGTACTGTTGAAGTTAAGACTTCTCGAAGTGTAGTTGGTACAAGTGCAATGGAAAGTCTACTGAATACTGGCATTGCTACAAGTGCTATTGAGTCTAAAATTGTCCAAGGTCAAGTTGAGATATCAGCTCCTGACAGCAGTGTTGAACTTAAGACTACTAGAACTGTAGTTGGTACAAGTGCTATGGAAAGTCTACTGAATGCTGGCATTGCTACTAGTGCTGTTCTGTCTAACATTGATCAAGGTCAAGTTGAGACATCAGCTCCTGACAGCAGTGTTGAGGTTAACACCTCAAGAATTACAGTTGGTACAAGTGAAAGTCTTCTGAATACTGGTAGCATGTCTGGAACTGTTGAGACTGACGTTGTTCAGTGTATGGCTCAGACACCATCTCTGCAAACCACTGTTGAGACCACCAATACTGAAAGTACTGAAACCACTGAGAGTGTCCCGAAGGCTGTAGGCGAAATAAGGGCTTTTGAGACTAGCACCAGTTCCAGTACCAGTAGTCTATTGACTACTCCTCAGGTTGTCGTTGAGACAAACACTGTTCAAGGCGTCAAGGAGACACAAGTTCCTCAAAATGTAGATACTGAAAATATCATTGAAACCCGTGTTCTCGAGAGTATAGCTGAGGTGAGCATCCCTGATCCTGCTGTTCAGTTGAATACTTCTCAGAGTGGCAGTGTTAAAGACATAGCTACTGGGAAACGTGCAGTGAATAGGCAGAATATCAACAACAGAGACAATCAGTTGTCCAACGGAACCCAGAACAGGTATGAGCTCATGTACAAAGGGTCAGGGGCGAGTACAACAAGACAAGACTCTCAAACAGCCAGCGTCCTTCAATCGAGAAATCCATATCTCAATCAGTCAGCTTCCACAGGACATACTGATTTTCCCATTGTTGGTGGAGGTACTGAGGGCTTAACCTTGGATGCTGTTGCTCGCAATAGTGGTAGAAGCAGTCAAGTCATTGTTGGCAGTTCCCATCGCGAAGCCAGGATTAGTCAGGCACGAACCCACACAGAGGGAAGAGTCGAGGTCACAAACACCAGTCCAGGTAGTGAGCAGAGAATGACTCGCCAGAGAAACATTAGTCCTAACAGAAATGTGCACAGCAGTCCAGGGTCTCAGCGGACGAGGTTGAATAGCACTGGCAGTGTGGGATCGGACTCTGGAATAGGCTATGGTACAGGGATGGGCGGCTTCTCCAGTCCCACCAAGCCCGGAGTGGTCAGCAGCGCAGGCACTGGCGTCTGGATCATGAGCTCAGAGAATGATAGTCCGTACACCATCAGCACCAGAAGCAGAGGCAGTGGGGATAAGATCACCACCTATGGGAGCGGGGTGAGCTCGGGCAGAATCAGCACCACAGGAAGTGGAAATAGAATCAGCAGCACAGGAAGTGGTGGGAGGATCAGCAACTCAGGAAGTGGGAATAGAATCAGCTACGCAGGAAGTGGAAACCGAATTAGCAGTGCAGGAAGTGGAAATAAAATCAGCTATGCAGGAAGTGGAGGGAGGCTCAGTAGCTCAGGAAGTGGAGGGAGGATAAGCAGCGCAGGAAGTGGAAATAGAATCAGCAGTGCAGGAAGTGGAAATAGAATCAGCAGCGCTGTAAGTGGAAATAGAATCAGCAGTGCAGGAAGTGGTGGCAGGATCAGCAGTGCTGGCACTGGAAACAGCAGGATCAGCATGGGCACTGCCATGGGCAGCTCTGCCAACAGGACGGTCATCCGTAGCACCGGCAGTTCTGGCGGAGGGAGCAACCGAGACCGAATCAGTGTCTGCAAGATAGCCGCCCTCTCCAAAGCAGCTGCAGTGAAGGAGAAATCAATGGAGAGCCAGG GCCTGCTGCAGATGAAGTCGGGGACCCAAGGAGCAGTTGATCCAGATGAGGAGTTGAACATACCAGCTGTTCCATAA